The nucleotide sequence TAGCCCTTTCCCTTGTTCTAACTGCTCCGCAACCTGCTCCTCCCCAGAACCTCCTCTCCTGgtagtcattattatttttcccctgaaGCCCTTACCTGCACCTAAGTGGCCAGAAAGCTAGGTATCAGGAAAGGAGGCTGGGAGTGGAAAATTATCTTTCTTCTATGTACTTTTATGttccaattttttaatttaaaatgttttgtttttacatttcagAAATACGATACTTACATGTGGGGAGGAAGAGTATGGGTATTCATCCTAAGACTTCTCTTTTCGTTGGAGTGCTTTGTTATTTGGCTAACTTAACATATatcaaatagaaaacattttccatcgggcttccctggtggtgcagtggttaagaatccgcctgctaaggcaggggacacgggttccagccctggtccgggaagatcccacatgccgcggagcaggtaagcccgtgcgcctcaactactgagcctatgctctagagccctcgagccgcaactactgagcccatgtgccacaactactgaagcccacgcgcctagagcccgtgctcctcaaaaagagaagccactgcaatgagaagcccgtgcagcaacgaagagtagtccccactcaccacaactagagaaagcctgcgcacagcaacgaagacccaatgcagccaaaaataaataaataaaatttaaaaaaagagtcctcTTTAAAAGTCATGAGGgacacaaaataatttaaaaaaaaatattttccatcagcTACAAAGGAAagagcaattttttaaaacatgttaattGTTCACAATCTTTAAGACATACTCTTTGGGGAGAAAAgtaatttacaataaaatataagattttcTACTAAATAGGAAATCCTTCATAATTTGGTCAtgtttatatttatcatttaCAGAATGCTTCTAGTGATATTTCccaaatagctttaaaaaaacaggctaattattttgaaaattttaaacctAAATTTTTCGAAAACAAATCAACATTTTACATGTTAAGAAATTAATCCCTGTAGAGCCTCAGTAATTgtcttatttttgtcattttagaaaaataatctatCTCTTCCACTTTGAGGAGTTTTTAATGTTCATAAATACTAATTGGCTCAGTTATGTTCTGTTAGAGGGATGCAGCCTGCTAGGCCTCTCACCTCTGGCCTCTTTACCTCCAGGAAACCCAGGAGGAGTCTAGCCCTGCATCAGGGTTGCTGCCTGCCAGTCCATCCCCATACTGATGTCCCCTCAGCCAGGCTTAGGCCAGTGTCCAAGGAACTCTCACCAGCTGACAATATTAATTAACCTGGACCAGGTGTTCTCAACTAGGGAAGTCTGTGGACCACCTGAGATTCTATGCAAATTTGTCCAAGTTTGGGGTTAGTGGGGTACGTGCACTTTTGTGGGAAGAGGGTTTGTACCTTAGGAACCTGAGAAAGCCTGATACATGAGCAGGGCACGTTACGGGGAAGCTGAAGCTATGAAACAGAGACAAGACAAAGGAGAAGTAGGGGAtgtgagaggaagggagaagagactgGGTCCACAGCTGAACCAAGTTAATGGCAGAACATTAAAAAtgctcaggccctaacttctaGAGGTCCATTCGAAACTGGCTGTTAATTCTCAGATTTCCTCAAGATCGTAGTCTTCTTTACTATCTCATAAATTCTCACCATGGATCTGCCTCAGCTGAGCTGGCCTAAGTCTCTATTCCTTACAACCAATGAGACTAACTGAAACAATAGTTATCTATCTGTAATAAAATGTTcctaaaaaaatcaacaaaacaacaGTAGTTATCACTGCCTGAAAACTGGTGAAAAGACATCAGTAGGGTATTGAGCAAAGAAGACATCTATCTGGAAAATAAGTGTAAGTTATTCAGCTTCagtatttagaaatataattgatatccTATTTACAGGTCTACTGTACTCATTAGttctggtgactttttttttttttttttttttttttttgctgtacgcgggcctcccactgctgtggcctctcccgttgccgagcacaggctccggatgcgcaggctcagcggccatgactcacgggcccagccgctccgcggcatgtgggatcttcccagaccggggcaagaacctgtgtcccctgcatcggcaggcggactctcaaccactgcgccaccagggaagccccctggtgaCTTTTTTGTAGACTGTAGGATTTTCTAAATTGGCAATCATGTCATCTATAAAtaagaaagttttacttcttaaaatatatatatacaaattaaaacttcaaGGTATTCTTATTCCCTTGTCAAAttggggaattttaaaaaagaaaaaacaccatCCATTTTATATGAGAACATCCACATGGGCTGTAAGTACACGTGTAAATTTGTTGAATTATCTTGTTGGCCCTTTAGGCAATACacataaaaaaatcataagattttTCAGACTTTTAGACCTAGCAATTtcacttttagaaatatttccttAGGGAATAATGTATGTTTGAGAgtcatgaaataaatgaaattgagtgtagattttgagggttttctttccttctgtgtgtgtttttaaatataactGGAATAATTTTATACACATTGTTTTATAACCTGCTTTTAAATAGTATTTGTTGCCTTTATTtgcaaaagtaaaacattttcactgaaaaaaaGTCAAGGAACTATACATAAATGCCATTTGTCGAGCAGAGCCAGAAATACAATCCTTTCTTGctctattcatatatatttttaaaagcattgaaTTGGTAACTAAGACTATTTTATAATCtgcttaaaatattatattagtgcCAACAATATTACTTTTAgcaaaaaaaattcctaaagaaATGATTTCTCACAGGGTAAAATTTGGAAAGAGATACCTCCTGTCTAATGTATGACTAGTACTACAGCTTGATTATCTCAAACTTGAATTGGAGGGAGGCATAGTCAGAGCATGGGGAGAAGAGCCTTGTTTTAATGGATACTAGTCACTAATGGGGCAAGGGAAGCAAATGTGAGGCATCCAACCATTGCAAGGACCCCACACCTCAAACAGGTAGTGGAGGCCTTGAATCAAATTCTGCTCTGCTACAGAGAAGTACATATGCGAAATGTGTGTCATAAGATAAGGTCATACTGTTTGCAGACTATTCTTTATTATAGAATTTACACATACCCACTGAGAAAATGTAGAAGAATCTACAaagaagtatataaaataatatataaatcacCTATATGCCCACCAATCACCCAATCATACCCACTTCTAATATTTtggtgtatacatataaatatctactcatatatattattttttaatgggacCTTCTGCAGTTTACCATTTATAATCTGTTTTTTTCACCTACCAATATATTATAAAACACTttcatttctatatatatatatgactatcTTATATTTGTcagatattttgtttcttctgcatgttttcaaagttttatcTCAATCATTTTTTGAATGTTATTAATTAATGCATACCtattaaagataaattttaaatatataaatgcaacACTTAGAAAGGAAAAGTTCCTTTTATATTGACTACTCATTTCAAATATATCCTATCGGAATAGTTCAGTATATATTCATTCAAATTTCTAATATGATAGAGAAACACAGGAAGACTCCACAGTAAGTTGACACTGGATATAACATGATTGGCGATGGGCATGGGGAAAGGGGAAAACGTAAGGATGATGTTTAAGATTGAGTGCTGAGTAAACAACTGTTATGAGGTGCCATCAAAACACAGCGAGTCTCTAATGGACTTGGGTTGTGTAGCAAGCTAACCAAATAGGCTCACATCAGTAATTTCATTCATCTCTCAATAATATAACCCAGAATTTTACAGGAATGAATTTTGTGGACTTTACTAATCATGCTATGGTagaatttctttatttacttatatttcaaatacacaaaaataaatatatgtatgctGTGACAAACATGTACTACCACATATATTAAccttcaatttttcttctttcttaacaaTATATGTTGGACATTTTTTCATGTGAGTAAATATAACTCCACCTTATTATTTTTCATCACTGCATAGTATTGCATTAGTGAATTATCAAACTTTTCTTAAACCAATCCCCTTTTAGGAATatttagttttttcctttaaaaaaatctattaccACAACTACAACATTGACCATATTTGGCATGGGAGTATTTCAGCATGATAAAACACTAGAAGAGGAAGTGATGTGTCCAAAAGCACATATATTTTAAGGTTAAATATTGCCAAAATGACCTCCAGAAATGCACTATTTTAttctatcttttattatttttgcatcttgcttgtacttttactttttaaattgaggtataaatgacagataacactatattagtttcaggtgtacaacacagtgattcaatatttgtatatattgcaaactgatcaccacaataagtttagttcacattcatatattattttatattctcaaaAGTGCATGTGaatgtttgtttttccataccctcaccaaCTCTGAATATGatcaatatttttcagtttttctaattGCATAGGTGGAAAATTAACTCATGTTCTCAATAGATCTCATTTTAATTCTTAGAATTCTATGTTATGGTTGTTACATAATTAATTTAACCTGTTCCCCATTGTAAGCCGTTTAATTTGCTTCTTAATTGCACCTTTTATAAAGAATTGTGTCGAATATCCTAATAGTCATTCTCCATTTCTAAATGGTACATACTGTTGGTGCAGTTTGATTTGTTTAAACAGAATTATGAAGTTTGCCTTCTTTAACTTGTAGCAAAATCATCTGGGAGAATCGTTGGTTTATGAGAATGCATACACACGTGTGAATGTGCAGGTGCATATGTACATGCTTGGGCACATGTCATTTCCTAGAACAATTCTCTTTCCTTCATTGCTGCCTTTCacctgtggcttctctttgcatATTCAGGTCCAACTCAAAGGATTGATGCCAGGAATTCAGGTCTACAAAGTAACCGTGTTGTTGTAAATCATTGTGACTACTGTTAAATATTTCCTCAGGGTGAATGCCTAAGAATGGATTTACAGGCTCAAAGGGAATGCATATTTAAGTATTTAGCAACTGCCTAAGAACTATCCATAAAGGTTGACCAATTCAGATTCTGTAACCTGGAAATAAGGGAGAAAGTCCTTGGGAGTAGTGCAGAGCTTGTCAAAAAGTGCTTGCACTGAACCTGCTTTCGGACAATAGCCACCATCAAGAGACAAATAACCCTTAAGGAGGAACGAGTGGACTTGACCCAGCAAGGCAGCATGAGACAGGCCAGGGTAATGGTAAGGCCACAGGGCCTAGGTTCAGTCAGACTggtctcctctttccttcccccctcTATCTAGGTCTTACCCACCCTGTGAGGCCCAGGTCAAGGTCTTTTACCTCCATGAGGCTTCCTCTGGCTATTTTGGGCTAATTGGCCTTTGCCTTCTCTGAGCTCCTATTGGCCTGGCAGTACACCCTTTCCTTTAGCCCTTTCTCCAAATGGCCTCATATGAAGGGGGTTCTGCCTTTCCAGCTGTATCATCTACTCCAACCCTAGCGTGAACCCAAAGGGGATGTGGGTCACTATCAGGAGGATAGATCTGGAGAAGAGGCATGAGCAAGTCTTGCATTTGGGCTCCAGGTGCTTTGGGCAGGATATTCTAGGGTCCTAGGTATCTAGAATGTGGTTTAGAAGGATAGAAGTGAAGTTTCCAAGTAATCACATCTTCTTGCCCCATCGACTCTTCACTACCTGGGGAAGAGGGCGTCTAGAGGACCAAACCAATTACTTCTTGGCAAATACCACCACcaagactctggagtcagacattactttttgtcattttgaaTCCTTTTCCCCAAACGAAAtcctaatataattataataatagtttGTACTTTTAAAGCacttaccatatgccaggcactattctcagGACTGTACACATACTGCCTCACTTAACTAAAGTAattctgtctttgtcttttccgactataaaaagataaaaatttgttaaaaagaaaaccacaggccccaAACCACATCTCTGTGCTAAAGCCTATGATACCAAACCTAGATTTAATACCTGACCTAATTGCAGTTTCAACCTCTCCCAGAAATGTAATCTTAAATCAACCAgtctggaattttctggtcaAGCAACAGTAAGGTAATCTGTGGCACAGGCTCCTCCATCTcccagagaaagaagaagcaaTCTGCATGATAAAACCCTTGctgctcccttcctctcccctcgcCCCCCAAAAAGTTGTCCTGGCctaaaaataatcctttcttttattttgctaatAGCTCCCTTTCCCCACTCTCCTGActataaaaaccttccattttgtacaaCCCGTGCGAGCGCCCTTCTAGCTGCTAGATGGGTTGCTGCCCTGTTCATGAATTGCTGTATAAAGCCAATTAGCTCTTCACATTTACtcagctgaattttgtttttttcagttacttttcaaaaaatatagaaaagtattaagaataaagtaaaaaactaCACTAAAAATCTTACTCCTGTCCCAGGCTTCCCccaccatcctttttttttttaaacaacctgCTGCCAAACCAACCCTGCTCCACAACAGCCAAGGACTAGATTGCAGATGAaatggaggctgggggaggggcgatGGATGTAGGTTGGAGTTCTTAATCCTGGGagcagaaggcaggaaaagacaattcttgaaaaaagtagaaaagtttAGTAGCTCCAGAAAAAGATGCAGCCCCTCCCTAGaaatcagagaaaggcaaataacatTTTCCCCCTCTGGGATGGAAAGGGCCAAATGTATAAGGGGGTAGGGGGCAGAGGGCCGGCCCACTTCTGCCGCGCTTTTGGTGGGAGTGGAAATTGGGGACCCGAGCTCACTGGTGACGTAGATATCACGTGACCAGGAGTCGACGTGTGCAGAAGTCCTGCTAGTCTGGTCCTTGTTCCCGTCTGGGTACCAGCTTGCTTCAGCAGCGCAGCCGGTGGGGCCCGAGGctaggagaaggagaaggagtcaGCTTGCCGGAATTTTGCAGGTTGGTGGCAAAATAGGTGCTGTCTGGGAATTTCTAGGGTGGGGTGGCCTAGAGCAGAGACTTGAGGGAGCCCTGGTCAATTCCATctctccacctcccacctccaggtCTGCAGGAAATGGTGACCCTTGGGAGAGGGACTAGGGGTCCCGGGAGAAGGACAGGGAGACCTGTGAGAGTTTGAAAATAATCATCCTCTGCCACCTCAGACCGCTATCCCAACACCTACCCACCCCCCAACCGCCCCCCTCAGTCTTAAAGATAGTTTGGAAATAATCTGCTTTTCCTACTCCCTGTCTGATGGAAAATTCGACTTAACTTGCACTGTGGAGAGGGGGACAAATGCGGGAATAAGAAGGTAGGAAAGTTTCCATAACCGAGAACCTTAATGAGAAAAGTGCGTGGTGCTGGTCGGCCCACTGAGCGctcgccccacccccaccctcaccccctccccctcccgttTCCCGTTTGTCCGCAGGTCTGCAGGTCTGTTGTTCATAGCAGTACGCAGGGCTAGAAAAGGCGAGGAAGAAACTGACCGAATCAGTACGGGTAGGTGAAGGAAATATAAAGAcccctggggtggaggtgggcaaAGGAGGGACTGAGGTTGTCGGCCCCTGTTCTTCCCCGCACCCCCCTTCTCCCAGCCTACTCTGTTCTAGGAGGGTCTTGCGTTATGCCTTGTGAAGGGAGAAATGGTTGAGGAGAGCCTTGGaaaaggctggagggagggacgagggaggtgaggaggtggAAAGTGGGGGTAGGAGCAGCAGGCTTGGGGAAACCCAGATGGCAGACTGAGTCTCCCAAGTGGAAAATATTTGGTGATAGCTCTGAATCACAAAAAGCAAATACGGAGACCTGTGTCCAGAGCACTGGTCCGTTCACCAAACTTTTGACTTAATGTCGCCTTCTTGTTTCCTAGAAGTAGTTGTTTTCAAAGAAGaataagcagaaaaaagaaaggaagagggaacaggaggaagagagacagataCAAGATGACACCCTGTCAAAAGATTGaaggaaaaccagaaaatgaGAGTGAACCAAAACTTGAGGAAGAGCCAAAGCCTGAGGAAAagccagaggaggaggaagagccagaggaggaggaaaaaacagAAGGAACTTTTAGAGAAAGGCTGATTCAGTCTCTCCAGGaatttaaagaagatatacacaacAGGCATTTAAGCAAGGAAGATGTGTTTAGAGAAGTGAATGAATTAGACGAGATAAGGAGAGTAAGAAACAAACTTATAGTGATGCGTTGGAAGGTTAATCGAAACCATCCTTACCCCTATTTAATGTAGTTtaccttgatttttattttttctgatgttaacattactttcttttgatttgcgtTTTCCCAATACACCTTTGTCCATCTTTCTACTTTTAACTTGTTGCTATTAGTGGTTTTAGATGCATCTCATTGTTTATTTTActtcaaagcaatctacaagtcTTTGCCTTTTAATAAGAGAACTTTACTCATTTGTACAAAAAGAGGTTCCTGGcaggatataaaatgaaaaaagaagttaCTAAGTAATATGtgaatatcatatttttaaaaaggaagagtacatttatatatcacatatatgcaCAGAAGAACATGTGAAGGATGAAAGACAAAAAGTACAGTCAGTGGTAGaattatgagtgatttttttattcagcttatttgtatttttccttattCCTAGAATGTACACACactattgttaaaaataataaaagctttatttaaaaaaaggagtaaaCAACAGTACTGAGTATATTTCTAAAGGCATTGGGACACAATATTTAATGGCAGAGTTTTAGAAGCAAATGTAAACTCCAAATTATCACCAGACCACTTAGCTAGGAGAATAAATTTTACAtcatttctcatctgcaaaatagagataataaagaACTTTCAGGGATCTTATGAGGACCGAACAAGGTAGTGACTGTGAACTGTATTTGACAAGCTTTTGTTCCCATCTGCTCATGCAGGATCCCAACTCCTAAGAGATTTATTTCAGGTATTTTGGAGGGAGAAAGTAGTTCTCACCTGTGCTTAAGAACAAATCCAGACAACTGTTAGGTGGGCACTACGTTTGTGTTTCTCTCCTGCTGTGCCTGCCTAACCTTCCATCCTCCTCCCCTTGATACTACCATGTGTATTGGGTATTTCTGCCCCTTCATTCAGGTTCTGTACTTCTCAGGCCCCTAACACTGCTGATGTGTTAGAAATCTCAAATAGTGAAGCCCAACATATTTCTTTGGAACCCCCAATGGACTGACTCTCCCGTCTGACCTCTACAGAAGTGGGGGAAACACCCATCTCTTAAATTTAGATAGACATTTATGCAGGGCCACTTGGGCTGTGATATCTTATTGATACCTTGGCAACTTTGGGATTTTAATCACAGACCCCCTCTTCCCCATAAGATTCGGACACAATGGGTCTCTTTGGGGGTGGGACCAGAAGATAAGACTGAGTAACAGACATTATGCTTTAGTCAGAGTTGCTTATGAGCCTAAAGATTGGTTTTATCTTCCTGACTCTTATTTCCTTAGGGTGAGCAATCTCTCCCAAAAGACTGGTGGCAGGCCCTCCTCACCAGCTCAAAAGATACCCTTAGACCTGTGTAAATTTTTAAAGGGAGGTTCAAGTAAGATTTCGGGATATTCCCATGCTTACTTGGAAATGTATGAAGTGCTGTGTAAGACTTACTGTGTATGTATATCTGCATCCAAATCTTCATaactatatatgtatctatatatgtatatgtggctCACAGTTGTGCCAgttgtatattatttttcctctgtgGTGCTCTTTTTGGGGCAATTAATCTCTCCAGACTATTCTTCAAGGTTGCAACAGTCTGATGGATGCTGGTTGGTCTGGATTCTGGCTGAAGTGAGATGAGGGTCCAAAGACTTACTGTGCCACTTTTATAGGATGGTATGAATCCAACCCCCTGGCACTCTGAGGGGTGGAGCTGGGGCAGGATGTGGAAGGGCTCCCCCAAGGCACACCCCTCTCCAGGGTTGTCTGACTTTGGTTTCTGTGTTCCAGCCTGCAGCAGGCACCAGACTCTTCTAGGCTGAAGGCCAGGCTGTCCTGGACATACATACCTGGAGGACAAGGACTGTCCCCATTGCAGGTCAGAGCACTGGACTTCCTTTACCCCTTTTTTCCTTCACAAGGGGGCTTGATGGgaacttttaaaggaaagaatataacttttaaagaaaagatttcaaAAGTCACTAACTAAAAACATTAGTTGTGATAGTTTTTGTCCCAGCCATGACTACTCTAGATGCAATCAGATAACTTGGGATTAAAGTAGAAGGGCCTGGTGGTAGGTGGAGGTGATTTCAGGtaatacacaaatattttaagTTGTAATATTCATGTATTGATATTTATTTGAATGTGTATTAATGAATACTCTCTTTAAGGCAAATGATAGTTTAGATTTAGGGTGGTGttataaagtttccttttcaaaaaagtactcacatttccttttcaaaaatattcaaattaaatgaGTCTGTTTGAAGACAAACATGAAATAGAACACAATGTTAACAGCAAAGGTGGTATATAGATATGGCAAAAATCATCCTAGTGGGAAACATTGCCCTAGCATAATTGATTTAGGGAATAACATCTGGAAACACCTGTCAAGAAGTGTGCagtctgagattttaccctacttACAAATTAACAAGTTAACATTAACCTGCTACTGTTTAACCTGCTTTTGCTATGACAGAAGACACTAGAATCCTGATCAGAGACTAAGGACATTATTACTCATGGTAAAAGCAGTAGTAACGGCTTCATATTGGTTTATATCAGTTCCCCATTATCCTCAAGTCCCTTGGATGCCTACACATGCAGTGCACTGTGTTTTAGGAAAGATACCTGAGTTTGGAGAATTCATTGCTTTCATAGTAAGCAAAAGCAAGCCTGCTCTGTGTCCAGGGAAAGACGTTACCCCATCCCTCAAAGTTGCTTGCTGCAAACACAACTCTGCGAAATGGACTGCCTGCATAAAGAGTGGTCAGGGCCTTACATTCTTGGTGTACCCAATAAGAACATGCAGGGATGCTCAGGACCCAAGGTGGATTGCCTCTCCCAGTAACACTTTTCTCTGTGCAGTAAATCTTAATGTGAATGGTAAGCCTTTCCTAATATCACAAATTTTGATTTATAATTCCAAGTTAAAGCAGATAATGCATTGTACTGTAGACTGTAAACAGGGAATTTGTAACTCTTTCTAGTTTTTGCTTAAATACATAGGATTTTGAATGAATCCTAATTAACTCAatgaaaagaacaacaaagaaactaaaagtaAATAATCTATGAGGAACTTTAAAGACATAGCTACCATGACACACAAAATTTAAGAAGTAGAGGAGCAAAACCAATGGATTTATCAAGGTGCTAATGACAGGAGTAATCTTATGTGAAATTTTTCACTGAAAAACTGACAGGATTGTGCGTGTTTGTAAGGCAACCTCAGATCCCATATACATGTAATCGCCACTGCCTCTATAAAAGGAAAAGCCAAGAGCTAAGAGGAAAGCTGGTCTGTTCCCTCTACAGGGAAAGTTTCGAGAGAGGGGGAACCTTTGACACATAATGGTATCCAAAAGCaattatttgatattttgacACCAACGTTTTGCAAGAGCCTTAGCAAAAACAGCTGCATAATTTAGTTGGGTatggagcatattttcatgtactattggccatttatacatcttactttgagaaatgtctattcaaatattttacctAAACACCCCccttaatattttcaatatagTGTGGGTAAAGAAtctatttaaaagaatgagataggggcttccctggtggcgcagtggttgagagtctgcctgcctatgcaggggacacgggttcgtgccccggtccaggaagatcccacatgccgcggagcggctgggcccgtgagccatggccactgagcctgcgtgtctggagcctgtgctctgcaacgggagaggccacaacagtgagaggcccgcgtaccgcaaaaaaaaaaaaaagaatgaggtagatccatatgtaccacatgttcaccatgcattattaaaagaaaaatgaaggacaGGAGGTAcagtataatatataca is from Orcinus orca chromosome X, mOrcOrc1.1, whole genome shotgun sequence and encodes:
- the TCEAL9 gene encoding transcription elongation factor A protein-like 9, which gives rise to MTPCQKIEGKPENESEPKLEEEPKPEEKPEEEEEPEEEEKTEGTFRERLIQSLQEFKEDIHNRHLSKEDVFREVNELDEIRRVRNKLIVMRWKVNRNHPYPYLM